From the genome of Chanodichthys erythropterus isolate Z2021 chromosome 17, ASM2448905v1, whole genome shotgun sequence:
ATAAGTCAAGTTATTTTTTGCTGAAAATGTAAACAGTGTGGTGATATCAATACATCACTGTCTTAGCCAATGCCATAAGTCTGGGGGCAGGACTATAATTTGCCTGACCAATGGCATATGAGGGGCATGTTCAAGGAGACTTGtgtgaaaacagtcatttttgctctagagtgctgcagggatgacatatttttgttgGCTAAAACCCAGAaatgagttagcattttagcatgGTCCTGAAGTTAGTGGGTTTTTTaaatgggtttttggttaaatgccaAACCAAGCgaaatatattttcacattttatgctacaacataaaatacattaGTAATACCcattatgactttttaaaatcctttacttgtcttgaaaaaggtgtatgctaacaagtggctaaatgggaGTACGGAGGTTATCGAGGATATTAAACATCATCTTTGTCTGTTTTAACAGCCCCATTGTGTTCGCACTCTTGCAAAATATACTTACTCAAACTTTCagaatgtttttcaaaaaagaCTAAAAGAGTTGATGCGAGCTTAATGGTGGTGACATTCTTTGTAGCTTATTTTTAGCTTTTTATTATATCTGCCGAtttgtatttaggcttcaaaattcatacaAGTTGCATTCTATTGCAGAATCATCATGATGAATTAAACGTATAAGAATCATAAACTTGTGCTGGTCTCAGAGCTTATTTTCtccaataatccaaaagccaaaagaaaaatcctattgggtttttgtcACGGGGGAAACAGAGATGCTAACTTCCTGGTTGGCCTATATAATTACATCATTACTGCAGCACTCTATTCCATTTGCTGAAATTTAAATGAACATTCAAGACATTTAGTAGAtctaacaataaaataataactacAACTAGTACCTGGCCGATATAAGTCCCAGGCTTATTCTGAACACAGCCTAGGTTGAAGCCAAATCCCGAGCCCTCTTTGTGAAGCACACAAAGTCGAGGGTGCGGTGGAATTTGGTGTCCCTCATGATGTTGTGGAGGAGGTTTAGGGAACTGTTCCCTTTTTGGAATATGGTCTTCATAGAACAGCAATGGAGAAATACCCAGCTGTAGTGGATCAAATAACAAACACCTTCTCAGTGATAATTCCAAGCACATACTACAAGAATAATGTTTCCCTATGCTATGTAGGTCACAGCAACCCCACCCATTCCCTGGGGTCCATGTCTGTTCCACACAGTagattcatttaatttaaaaaacctGTTTCAGTGTATCATAAGCATTAGGAGCATGAACTTGGGCTCTTGGTTAGCCCTCAGGGTCAACTGTCTTCAATCAAAGATAAAATATGTTGATTTAGCAGCTGTTCGCAAGCTGAATGTTATTGCTCCTCTTCTCTGTATGAGCATGTGCATTTGCGTGCATGTAAGCACCTGTGTGTAATAGTCTCTGCCTGGGATGGAGATGGTGGTTAGGGTGACCTGCTGGCCACTTTGCCGTATTTTGCTGACGATGCCCTCATGCTCTGCATCCTCCACCTGCTCCCCGTTTACCGCTAGCACAAGCTCTCCATCCTCCATTCCTACAGTTTCAGCTGGGCTGCAGGGGTCAATCTCTCGTAATACATGAGCTATAGAGTAATTATATCACAAAGTGATGGAAATATACTTTATGCTGAAATGTTACAGTGTTTCTGGCAAGTAGCACATTGGACTTCTAAAGCAGCCACAGACCCCCAAAATGATATTCCTTTTATGAGGGACTCCCTTTCGCTATGTTATTTAAATAGtaattacatatttatgtaaatatttattaatttataatagaattatttaatagtaatattattattgtagttttttttataatttattatattatttatacatttatatttaataatacatattaaattattattattattatatttatattattttttttattttatattaagggagggtgggatcttgtGCTTTCAAAGCTAAGCTTGCTattgctacactgtaaaaaaaaatacccgTAAAAtttacgtaaaaaaaaaaaaactgcagctgtggttgccagaattagaaaaaaataaggaAAACGTAGAAAATACATCAAATGGGAAGTGTCATGCAGGGAATTTTGGGGATgtcaatttacagtttttcacttATTTGTCACTTCCAAAAACtacaaatgtaataatattttactgtaaaattacattaaatgtaccattaaaTCTATTACAGTAATTCatcgtatatagtacggaaactttctgttaatcaattaaaggtgccatagaacgtctttttaaaagatgtaataagcctaaggtgtcccctgaatgtgtttgtgaagtttcagctcaaaatgccccatagattttttttaattcattttttaactgcctattttggggcatcattaaatatgagccgattcaggctgcggcccctttaaattctcgtgctccccacccacggagctcacgcttgccttaaacagtgcataaacaaagttcacacagctaatataaccctcaaaatggatctttacaaagtgttcgtcatgcagcacgtctaatcgtgtaagtatagtatttatttggatgtttacatttgattctgaatgagtttgatggtgctccgtggctaaagctaacattacatactgttggagagatttataaagaatgaagatgtgtttatgaattatacagactgcaagtgtttaaaaatgaaaatagcgacagtcttgtttccgtgaatacagtaagaaacgatggtaactttaaccacatttaacagtacattagcaacatgctaacgaaacatttagaaagacaatttacaaatatcactaaaatatcatgttatcatgaatcatgtcagttattatctctccatctgccattatttttgttcttgcttgcttatctactctgatgattcagctgtgcacagatccagacgttaatactcgCTGCctttgtgtaatgccttgaacatgagctgccatatgcaaatgttgggggcgtacatattaatgatcccaactgttacgtaacagtcggtgttatgttgagatttgcctgttcttcagaggtcttttaaacaaatgagatttatataagaaggaggaaacaatggtgtttgagactcactgtattgcatttccatgtactaaacttttgttatttaactttgcagaggtaaattcaattttttaattcgagggcacctgtaactgtttttcactgtagcatttttacagtcttttaccgttaaaatcacggtctgaaattgcctaccctacctttaattttagtgctttgacttaaaaatatatcagttagttgccaagacaacatttttaattttcatttagtttgtttttcatcaaatatttatattttattttaactttatttcaggtaacaaaaacattttaatagttttagttaatatcTCAGTGATTATTAAAGAATAAGTGATTTCTTACCAATACGCCCAGATCTTAACTTCTCTTGCCTTAAGAGGAACCCGTATCCCTGTGGTCCTTGAGTCAAGTGTAGCGTTTTTGGTCTGTAGGGTAGATTATGAGTTTTGGCGAATGCAGGAAGTATGGGTAATCTCATGCGATTATAACTCTCTTCACTCCTGCTGTCAATAACCAAGACAGTCACGTGGTCCTCACATTTCTTCACCTGATGAAACAAAGTGCAATCTAGAAGTTCTGTGGTCCCTAAAACTGAAAACATTGGAGATTACACTGTAAGGAAGGTATCACATAGATACTATATGACTACACTTACCATTTTTGACAGTGCTGCATTTGTGAGTGCTGAAATCATGACTCCATTGATCCAGATCAGCCTGTCTCCATTCTGGACTCCTGCTCTCTCAGCTGGACCATCACTCACTGGGCTGAGACGATAACTGCTTCGCACACCTACTCACATGTTTAAAGAAATGAACCAAAACTGTCCACAATGATCCATGTATACGTACACCATGCTGAAACATTCAATGAAGATGTGCATCAACTACTTTTTTATGATCCCTTCTAGGGGAAGAGTTCCTTATTTAGTGTACTTGGACATCATGAAACCTATGGACGCATAAATAAACAATAGGCCTATATTCAAGAGTATGTTTACTCTCAATCCACAATTGATTCCCCTGCTATCTACAGTATGTACACTTTTAAATAGTTAAAATGTGTGTATTGTATAGATCTGTTACGGGAAATTTCATATAAGCTATTTGTAGCGTGTCAGTGTacgtattggcagtagcaagtctctatttgctctgcagcagcagcaatgtatatattccaccaagaccaaatacattgtcttatccattaccatgctaaaCTCTTGtcatgataaaaatgttttagtgcTTATTATGTGTTTTCTTAAACTAGTAatctttaataaatgtaaaaatgtcatCATTAGCTTCAATCGTGTGTTTATTGCAGTTGCAAAAGGAGCAGTACCTTCAATAGGAATGATTCTGAGGCCCAAGCCGCTACCAGGCTCTTTAGTGATGTAACATAACCGTGGGCGAGAACAGCCCTCCACGGGATGGTAAGCTCTAGCGAGCGACATAAGGTCTCTTCCCTCCGAAACCGCAACCTCATAATCCTGAGCACTCAGCACTAACAGATATAGCTTCAGCCCAGACGCCTGCACCTTCAGCACCACCTGAAAACAAGACACAAGTTCACAAGGCTGAATATACACAGTACGGTATGCTGGAAATACTTGACAAAGGTTATTCTAATgctaacaaatgagaccttattgtctAAAATGttatcatattaaaatatacagcttttaatttgaataataaattagtaaatgttaaactttgtattaacaaagattaagaATTTCTTtggaagtatttttcattgttagttcataaaggattagttcactttgaaatgaaaagcccaggtgtatatgactttcttctttctgatgaacataatcgcagaaatattaataaatatcctgacgtatccgagatttataatggcagtgaacgggatcaatgagtatgagctgaagaaagtgtctccatccacatccatccatcataaatatgtgctccacatggctccggggggttaataaaggccttctgaagcgaagtgatgcgtttgtttaaaaaaatatccatatttaacaagttatgaagtaaaatatctatctTCCGCATGAAcagccttccgtattcaacttatgcAGAAAGTTTAAAACTGTTGCAGTTCACCAAGCTTACactatgtcctacgccttccctatagagtacctcagggatgacgtgtttttgtaggccaacccggaagttagcagcgcacgggttctctcgatcgaaagcctatgcatttttcccatagacttttggagaatcgcaaaaaataagctctgtgtttaacaaagggttatgacacacGTTTTGtatatcaagataatctttacaagttaacacaacatttatacattttgaagtctaaataaagtcgtcagatataaaaagctaacagtaggctataaacggactacagcacacggTGGTCGCGGATCAGCATcgccaccaccaagcttcctcaaactttattttaaaaacaactttatttaaaaacatgctcactgattatgatctgcgctgttatgaatacttatccagtttttcatgagaaatgctgtccaaatgtcctgtttgtcatgatgatgtctaaagtccccgccaaaggaagtagttccttttagcaacttgttagcaaccaccgtttttaagacacaataaaggttataactggtgtgttttatgtcatagatcaaaacgtgaaaatatttagaggctttattaaccacagaccttatattaggcgatttagcaaaaacccattaaaaaaacccatagactttagggcgatggaaaaatgctaactcgcttctgggttttgcatacaaaaacacatcatctctgaggtactctatttaacttacggaaaaagtgtaactgacgtgatgccagtttacactttcttcgtaacttcaatactcattgatccctatcactgctattataaagctgggatgggtcaggatatttattaataaatctcagattgtgttcatcagaaagaagaaagtcatatacacctaggatggcttgagggtgagtaaagcttgggctaattgtcatttcaaagtgaactaatcatttaactaatgttaacaaattgaaccttattgtaaagcgtTTCTGCTATGTTcaataaaaaaacagaacataatGATAGTTTTGTAACACTCTGTAATACTTGATTCTCATTGGGTAATCGTGTCATTTATCTGTCAAATATTTCCATAATATTCGTCATCGACAATGGCAATTTATCATCATTTTGTAGTTATTGTacatggggggggggggaatatttttttaaatatctaagATAGTCACATATGTTTGCAACAACATgacagtgagtaaataatgagtGAATTTAGAGTGAACAGTCCCTTTAATGCTGTGCGTCTACTTGACAATATCATTTGTATTCcagtgtctgtgtgtttaattCACATGGTACAAAAGTCTCATGTTTGCATAAGGAAGTGCTCTCACAGTCGAGTGCTCCTTGTCATCCACAAAGTCCTCATTGACCTCCAAAACACGGTCCCCCTTTTTCAGCCCACCCCGCTCTGCGCTGCTCCAAGGCTCCACCTGCCGAACCACATGTCCCCTGCAGCCAGTGTCCTTGCTCAGGTAGAAACCAAAGCCCTGACCCTCCTCCCGCTTCAGAACACACAGCCGCGGATGCACATCAGGCTCTGGGGACATTTAATTCATCATgtcaaatatttttctttaagcCAGTTAATGATCTATCAGTTGCTGATTGGATAAAAATGATTGAGAGAGTAACCTTTGTCATCCGAGATCACTAAAGCAGGGTTGTCAATTCCTTCTTTCGGGTTGAAAGTGAATTTCCTGTGGGAAAACATTTACTCTGTGCtgtatttatgttttatgtaaacaaaccaacaataAGATCATTTAATGACTACAAGTTAAACCAGATTTATTAAGAATGTCTCATTGCTTGTGTTGTCAGTTTGCACATGTACGATCATCAGAGGGCAAAAGGTCACATTTAAAGAGCATTCTGAAGACTTACTTTGGTAACTCTGGGGCATCCACTGGATCTGTAATAGTAAAcaattcaaatattttaaacagaTAATCCATGCCTACGCTCTTTGacaaaaaggtacaaaagctgCCACCGCGTTGGTTCCCTTTAAAAAGTTATTAATATGTACTTTTAAGGTATTAATATGCACCCTTTAGGAGTATATAAGGTACAAAAGGTGTACCTTTTGAAAAGGTACCACCCCAGTGACAGATTTTAtacctttttttctgagagtgtactCAAAATATCATGATGTGTTAACTTTCAAAGACAAGTGAAAGAGTCTTCAGTATAGTTTAATATTAACTGTTGTCCAGTGGCATGTGACTGGCAACCAACAACTTGCTTATTTGAAGAGGACAAACTATTTTCATGAAATACTTAAATGGCAGACATTAAGCCTTTCTAAGATGTTCTGCTTAAACATGTATAAGCAGGCCACAATATTTCAGTTTACTCATTTCCATTGATTCAAATTCACAGAACATACAGTTCTTGGCAGGGTTTTATATCCAGTATTTGCCTGTGAGATGCACGGCAAGGACCAAGCTgctttacattaaaataacactCAGGAGTTTGCCTTCACGGAAACACGATTTGAAATCATCACGCAGTCAATATGTACTAAATGCTGACAAGACTTGAGGTTAGAGTTCAAGAAGAAAATCTTTAGTTGGCTGGATCCAGTGTTTATTTTTGTCTGTACTTTTGGTTTAATAACTTTTGTACATAAAGGCAATTAAGAAATGACCTCATTTATATAAATGCAACTGTTTGACAGTTTAAAAAGTGTAAAGCTTTTTTACACAATCTTTAGAAAATGTTCCAAATTCTCAGATGTAATTTTAATAGTGTGCATCGAAAGAAATGTGTTATCTATATATAATAACTAAGCAAATATCACACCTATCCATCTATCACTATTGACTTATttcctcccccccccccccccccgttttttatacagtaaaggTTGTTGATCTCCATTGGTTTGTAAAAACAAACCCCATTAAAAAGGTATTTTCTAACATTCATATTACAAGCTGTGCAATCACTGCAATGGAAACATtgtatgaatatatatttagaGAGGTAAATTACCTGTGGTGAATCTCATGATCCTGCTGAGCCCTGAGCTTTGTAAAGGTGCAAGGTACACATTTAAATGAAGCATTAAAAGGCTTTTGTTAGTATGGCTCCTCCTTGTTCCACCAGGAGATTAATATTTAATCTCAGGTTTATGAGACAACACCTCTGCCATCATCAGATATGAAGGAAGTATTACATAAACAACTGTAATTAAGACGACTAACTACAAACTCCCCTAATAAGCTTGATTGTTTGAGATGGTTAGAAACCAGCATCTTTTTTTAGTGAAAGTCAAACCAATACACTGACAAACAACCCAAGTCTTTAATCCGcacttttagttttattttgcttttattGCACAGCAGATTCCAGTCACAATTTGTCAGTACAAACATTTTTTCAATCATGGATTAAGGCAAAAGATATATGTTAATATTGCATATGCATCTAAAGCCTTGTCTTGGTTAACCTTGTCTAGAGCACCATTTGTCACTCAAACATTGTGTTCTTTAATATACACAAAAAGGTTTCAGAACTGTGAACAAATAATTCATATGATAACAAGAGACCCTAAAATATCCCTGAACAGATATGCATAGGAAATGGCTTTAAATGGCAACATTTGTTATTGTGCAACAAGGAGTTTTCAAGTAGTAATCTGACAAATTCTGAAGTAGCAAATATTGACCTTTTCCTCaaacaatcaaataaaatacatttgtcaCAGTGTTTTCTCAACATGACCCAATACTAATGTAGATGGATGTGCTGTAAACACAATGATTAGTAAAATCAACCCTTTACAAACTCACAGAGAaatattaaagggacagttcacccaaaaattctttcatcatttattcacccttatACCATCCCCAATGTATatgcctttctttcttcagataaCCACAAAACCTTCCTTTTTTTAGGAAAATAATTCATGGTTGATGCTTGAAAAACCATACATAGCTATCATGATGTAATCCATACGAGCTCATtggatgaatcaatgtcttTCGAAATGATAGGTGTGTGTagtaaaaatactaatatttttattctcttAACATTGCTTCTGGTCTACTTTGATACAAGCATTTTTGGAAAGGAGGTTTTGACACGATTTAAGTGTGTTGTGAAGCTTGCGCGAGAAGTGGCCACCCTCTGTGCTTAAGCATTACTTCCTATACAAACTTCACAAGATACTTACAATTATGTCAAGCTGAACTTGTGAACACGCCTAAGACAGATGGCCGAGAATAACTGTTTATAGCTAAAAGGCAGTGCTCGAAGTGGGCCGGTACACACCGGTATGCAGTACTGGCACTTCTATACTTTAATCTTTAGCGTACCTTCACTTTTCTTGCGTACTTTACCACTCAAAGTCAAAGCAAGAGTACCAGCACTTTTTTCCCACTTCAAGTACTGGTTAAAAGTTCTTACACACACCTATTGTCTTCCTTGAGAAGACACTGATTTATCCAGTGGGTTTGTATGGATCACCGTCACAATCAACCAAGTGGCACCCATTCACTTGCATTATATAGACTCACAGAGGTAGATTATTTTCCtaaaaatcttcatttttgtttatctgaagaaagaaagtcataaacaacgaggatggcttgaggttgagtaaacaatgagagaattttcattattgggtgaactatccctttaaggctgaCTTAACTGAAACATGGCAACAAATATCCCTTTGTAAAATTAGACACCCATTCCTTTAGCTTCAATGATAATTGCATCATTTTGTACCAGTTCCTGTTCCTGTATCACTGCTCTTTTCCAATAAGCGCAGAGTTTGCCTCACAACGCTCTCTACTCGTCGGAAGTGCATCTTTTTCCAGAAACTCGGGTGCTGTTTCCGACCCCATTCCAGGTCTTTCAGGAAGACCAGCAGTTGTTCACGTACACGGTCTCTCTCCCAGGAAAGAGAATTTTTTCCAATAACGCTCAGAATGGGATGCCAGTCCTCTGAGATGTCCGAACCCTCCGTTACAGAGGCCAGGACTTTCACCCGCCGGCCCTCCTTCACCCGAGGACCACCACGCACGTACAACGACTGCTTGCCCACATCTGTAAGCTGGTTCAGGTACAGACTGGGAGAATGAAAACAGGTGGATTTATAAGAGAGATATTTATGATTGGACTATGAAAATGACAACACATGAATTTTGCTACTCACTGTACTGTGTGGATGTTGGGATGTTCACGACAGGCATCGACCAGCATGAGAGCTGCACTGTCTCCAATGTTGTTGTAGGCCACGTTCAGCTCCTTTAACATGTCATGCTGGCCCAGTCTCTCAGCCAGCATTTGTGCCGATTGGTCGCCGAGGCCTGTGTGCATCAGACTCAGCTGTTGCAGAGATTGGTTACCAGATAGAGCTTCCAGTAAATAGCTGATGCCGGTGTCAGACAAGTAGTTGTCACACAACCTGTGATCAGAGCAACACAAAATGGAAACAGGAAACTTTTTTCATATGTATAAATGCACTGATTTTTGAGTACTAGGACAGAACTGAAATACTAGTTTATGTATCTgttaaaatctgtaaaaaattGTTGCAGTTGTATATTTACATTTGGACGCAACCTCCGGCATCTTCCATTTTCCCACAAATAGTGGAAAAAGTGTTGCAATTTGTCTTAAGAATCAGTCAACAGATGCTATATTCCACttaaaaatactttacattAAGTTTTCCAGCAATACAGAAGTGTAATTTTTTGTTCAACCATGACAGTAACAATGTGTTATTGAAAATATGCTTACTGTAATGACTTAATAGTACAGTTGGGCTCAAGCAGGAGATCTCGCAGTAGAATGCAGGACTCGGAGCCCAGGCTGTTAAACTGGAGACTGTAAACACAcattgagcaaaaacacacacgcATGCCATTAGTTTACCGATTTCCCAGACAGAAAATCAATAACTAATGAGGTAAATGTGCTTTGGTGTAAATATTACTGACTGCATTCTGCAAGCAAAGCAACTTGAAGGCAACAATTGAATCCATAGTACAAAGTTGCATGTTAAAGGTCCAATACTTTTAACTCAATAAGATGCAGCACATTAAAAACTTTTTGGTTATTCATAAAACTTGAGGTCAGTGTATTAATACAGGGCACTTCAGTTAGTTTCTTAAGAAtcagaatattttaataaacttttaaatgattaaatctaaattaTCAAAATCTAGCACTTTAATTGCCAGTTTAACATGGTGTCATGAAAAACACTAAACGCATGTAATGctgtgtttttattaatattagtatAAATCAGGGGTACGAAAGCACTGAAAAATTTaaggttggtaagattttttttatgcttttaaaagtctcttatgctcaccaaggctgcatttatttgatcaaaaatacattaaaaatagttatagtatgaaatatttttacaatttaaaaaaaattagaaatgttttctatttttatatatttaatatgtaatttattcctgtgatggcaaagctgatttttcttcattcagaaatcattctaatatgctgatttgcagctcaagaaacatttcttcttatcaaTATTGAGAAAAGTTGTGTtgcttactatttttttttggaaatagtgatacatttttttttatttttttttttaatctttgatgaatataaagttcaaattAATAGTGTGTAATTGTGAAAGTCCACTCATACCTTGCTTTcaaaaccaaaaccaaaacgctactaaaaaaaaaaaaaaaaaaaaaaaaaaaaaatactggctTGCTGGTTTTAGTTGGTATCCTAGACTGGTCAGGGTGGCCTGAAGGCTGGTTTTGGGCACTTTCAAGCTGGTTATGTTGAGAGAACCAGCTTAAAATACACTAGCTTGACCAGACTGGGAGACCATTTTACACCAGCTAAGACCAGCAAAACTTCTTCGGCTGGTTTGCTAGTTTTTGTTTTCAGCAGGAAACATTTGTAAGGAGAGCAGACTGCTAGTTGATGAGCCCTGGAATACACTAACTAATTGAATGtcaaactagggctgggcgatatatcgcatgcgactgtcacacgcatttcgtcagtaaagccggttccctgattaccgctaaatcgccatcacctgctttcaaatggagcgccatttaatagacagagccgtagtagctacgcaatatcgtgttcattatcgcagatgaatcgccttcgatattgaacgcgatattgcgtggcttgtcattgaactacggctctgtctattaaatggcgctccatttgaaagcacgtgatggcgatttagcggtaatcagggaaccggctttactgacgaaatgcgcgtgacaatcgcatgcgatatatcgcccagccctgtcaaacatgtattaatatcAAATTTAGCAATATTTAAAGAGGTCAATAAAAAGCTTATGTTAGATGTTCAGTATGATTAGATGTTTCATGCATGCAAAACATTAACTAGATTTCTCTATAGTACGTGCATGTCTCACTTGAGGTTGCTGGTGTGATGGAAGGCTGGCCAGAGCATCTGCAGTAACTCTGGAGTGATGTGGCAGGAGGAGAGGTTGAGCTCATTCAGGTGGAAGCTCGAGCGTGTGCAGCCCAGAACGGTGCTCAGCACGAAGCACTTGTGTGGTGTCATGCGTACGGTGGACAAGTTGATGGTCTTGATGGACTGTAGGACTTCAGCTGTGAGTCGAGGGTTCTGAAACTCATACAGCAGGACCAGAAGGTCCATGAGTTCCTCAGGAGGCTGCTTCTTCTGACTCTCCTTGATCAGGTGTCTTCTCAGTGCACGGGTGATCTGAGCAACCGTATG
Proteins encoded in this window:
- the nherf4a gene encoding Na(+)/H(+) exchange regulatory cofactor NHE-RF3 gives rise to the protein MLHLNVYLAPLQSSGLSRIMRFTTDPVDAPELPKKFTFNPKEGIDNPALVISDDKEPDVHPRLCVLKREEGQGFGFYLSKDTGCRGHVVRQVEPWSSAERGGLKKGDRVLEVNEDFVDDKEHSTVVLKVQASGLKLYLLVLSAQDYEVAVSEGRDLMSLARAYHPVEGCSRPRLCYITKEPGSGLGLRIIPIEGVRSSYRLSPVSDGPAERAGVQNGDRLIWINGVMISALTNAALSKMVKKCEDHVTVLVIDSRSEESYNRMRLPILPAFAKTHNLPYRPKTLHLTQGPQGYGFLLRQEKLRSGRIAHVLREIDPCSPAETVGMEDGELVLAVNGEQVEDAEHEGIVSKIRQSGQQVTLTTISIPGRDYYTQLGISPLLFYEDHIPKREQFPKPPPQHHEGHQIPPHPRLCVLHKEGSGFGFNLGCVQNKPGTYIGQVMTGSTGERAGLCEWDVVVEVNGQNVEEEYFDEVVRLIKEGGTPLRLLVVEGGGYQKLRNTMQTSGLKASQTSSSGLSLCSNTFPDTSQEDFV